A region of the Candidatus Dadabacteria bacterium genome:
AGCAAGAATTAAAGATTCTTTTTTCCTCTTTCCTCTTTTTAATTCGGTAATATATTTCTTTTGCTTGACTACTTCAGATTTACAATCAATGTAAAACTTTCTCATCCGGGCAGATTGTTCCGAATTTCCCATTTTTGCATATTCCGTAGCCTCCACTTTCCACTTAGCAGCCTCAGCCTCCGCTCTGGTCTTCCCCTGTTGCAATGTAGCAACATACGCCCCTTGCCCCATGTCTTCTATTGGATTTTGAGGTTTCCAATCATATAACTTTGAAGCGTTCTGCCTACATTCTTCAGCCTTTTCCGGATACCCATACTTCTCCCATACTTCTGCTTCTGCCACACATGACTCATATCCAGTCTCCGCTTCTTTTTTTGCTTTCTTAACAGCAGAAGCAATTGCCTTCCATGCGGCGGCTGACGCCTCAGGGGAAGCAACTTCCCACTTGATATAAAAACCATTCTTGAATCTCTTATACTCATTAGCAACAGCACTTTCTCCGGCGGCCTTGGCTTCATCCCAAGAACACCCTTCTCTAAAAGCCTCTATTTCAGCCCTCTCCCTCGCACCCACTGGGTTAAAATCAGATTCAGTATTGTGGTGGCTTCCATATCTTTGGACACTTGAACTACCTATATCTGAATACCTACTGCCCTTTTCTTCCCGACTCTCAGACAGAGGCATAGACATAGGCTCTCTAAGGAGGCGTCTATCAATTCCACTATCCACCGGAATTAGGAAAGGAGTAATAGAAGAAACCAAGCGCTCCTTTTCTTCATTCAGAGAAGCAAACTCGTATTCGGTCTGACGGCTATGCCAGAAGTCGTCCGGTTGCCCAAAGAATGCTCCCAAGCGAATTGACATCTTCGGTGTAATGGCACGCTTGCCAAGAACTATCTGGTTGATAGCCCTTGGCGACACTCCGATTGCGCGAGCAATGTAGTTCTGAGAAATGCCCTTCGGCTCCAAGTAATCCTTGAGGAGAATGTCCCCCGGTGTCCTCGTGTTATTCATAATGGCATAGTGTATAGCGTTATAGTTTATGTGTCAAGAGAGAGACACAATACGGATTTCAAGCCCAAAATGACTGTAAGAACACTATATAAATGCCGCTCTGCCCCACCCTCTCTGGATTCCGTGTCGTAGCACGGAATGACGGGTGGGCGGCTCCGCCGCCCGCCGATGGATAGTATGGACACGATGGA
Encoded here:
- a CDS encoding HigA family addiction module antitoxin; protein product: MNNTRTPGDILLKDYLEPKGISQNYIARAIGVSPRAINQIVLGKRAITPKMSIRLGAFFGQPDDFWHSRQTEYEFASLNEEKERLVSSITPFLIPVDSGIDRRLLREPMSMPLSESREEKGSRYSDIGSSSVQRYGSHHNTESDFNPVGARERAEIEAFREGCSWDEAKAAGESAVANEYKRFKNGFYIKWEVASPEASAAAWKAIASAVKKAKKEAETGYESCVAEAEVWEKYGYPEKAEECRQNASKLYDWKPQNPIEDMGQGAYVATLQQGKTRAEAEAAKWKVEATEYAKMGNSEQSARMRKFYIDCKSEVVKQKKYITELKRGKRKKESLILAWRAKATEYEKEGEHVDANYWRARADKSEKYEFGVQPTEWW